The Helianthus annuus cultivar XRQ/B chromosome 11, HanXRQr2.0-SUNRISE, whole genome shotgun sequence region tttggatggagttaggcaaagtgatcaaaatggcaacaaaatgtaaaagtcagggactcagatgcaaaaaaaactatttggatcaaaatggcaaatttagacaaaactcagggactaaaatggcaatttactcttaaatatattattttttgaaTAATAACTCCTTTTAATaaaattctttgtttgttaaCAAGATCATAGTTCTAGACCTTATGGTTTAATAAGTGTAACTCTGAAGAAGAAATGAGGTTAATGTAAAAGAAACATCACCACATGAATGCAAGTACGCATAATGGATTTAATGGTACCCTCAATGTTTGCTAATTCATTTTATGCCCAATTTTCAATTCTTCAATTTTTAAATCGATAGAGATTATCATTTACAAACTTCTCCCTAATCTTATTAGGATCCACCGATCTTTTTCTCtaaccagtggcgaagcttgagatttccgaccgaagggtcgaaaacgtatatctccaaaaatttctataaaacagggggttgaaaacgtatatacccaaaaatttctatacgaaaaatACATACTCCCCActattgagcgaaaagttcggggggtcggccgccccctcccgcccccactatgCTACGCCCATGTCTCTAACTAAGGTAAATATTATCTTCGCAATTTCTTCATAATCTTGGTCCACTTCTCTGCACCATTCTTGCTTGTCATCAACATGGGATCTATTTATATCGGTCGTAGGCTCTTAGCTTGTTTACTTGTCTAGACGGAGCACAATCAATCTATGATTGAACTATTCGTCAACCACCCTCCCGTGTGATAGTCTATTGCCGGTTAGACCAGGGATCAATCGTGTTGTCTTCATCCATCAAGCTTTCTATTTGATCTTTAGAAAGCAATATGAACGTATGAACATAAATACACACAAAAATTAGGTCTTGTAACCGTTTTGTGCATTAAATGGTGATGGTGCTTATTGATTTGTGGTTAGGTAAAGCATATACATCAATGTAAGCTAGTTTTATAGTTGGAACTTCCTTTATGAACACATAAATTACCTAACTTTTTCATTACATTAAACTCACTAACAAACTTATTACAACCTCTTCTAATATTGACCAAAACAATTAAAATGtgcaataaaaaaataaagtaaattAAAAGCAAAGGTATCACAAAAGTCACCAGTTAGGTTCATTTCATTTCAATTTTCAATATCTAGTTAACAAAACAACAATATTATTATATCaaattttagttttattataGAGACCCAAATtgtacaattaaaaaaaaaaagatctcTAACCTTAATCACAATTCTTAACCATCTAATATTCTAACTAGACAGCTCCGACGCCCTCGGCGACGCCACCGGAAACAGCGGCAGCAGCTGGGGCGTCGCCGCCCTGGGCGACGGATGTAAATAAAACCCTTTTTCCTTAATCACCCTCTCTTCCTCCGAAACCGACGGCGACgatttattattatcattattattattaaaccgGTCTTGTATCAATGGAGTCACCGGACTTAACGTAAGCGCCGGAAAATCAAGAATGCTGGGGGACAAGAGTTCATGGACACGTGGCGATGATAACCCATGACCCGAATGAGATGGGTTGATCATCAACCCGGTTTTGAGGCTGTTACGACGTTCGTAGAGTTTGTATTTCTTTTGTTGACCGGTTTTGACCGGCGGTATGGATGATGTTGACTTTGATGGAGTTGGAGTTGGATCTGGATGATGGGTCGGGTTGGATGATCCGGTTAGCATCTGGACTACTTGTTTGAAGGAAGTGGTGTCGGCTTGAACGAAGGTTGTTGGGTGTGGGTGTGGGTCGGATCTTGAAACGGGTGGTGGTGTTAGTGGTGGTGTTTGGGCGgcgttgctgttgctgctggtggcCGGAGATGGTGGTTGGTTAGTGGGTTGTGGTGGTGATGTGATGATTTCCATTGATGGGTTTGAGTTAAGTGGAAAAGATGAACAAGGGACAAAGAAAGAAGAGAATGTGAAGAGTTTGAGGTGGTTTTGATGGGTTGTATGTATGGTCACTCACTTGAGTTGAGAATCTAATGTTTTGTGTGTCAACTTAGGGTTGTATTTGTACTATGTCTACTTTAAGTTTAGTGTTTTTTGGGATTTAGGTCCTCCTTGTTTTGAGATTTTTGTTTGTgtcctttttttctttttgttttgagATTGTTATTGAACTTTTAGCAAG contains the following coding sequences:
- the LOC110889653 gene encoding VQ motif-containing protein 4, which gives rise to MEIITSPPQPTNQPPSPATSSNSNAAQTPPLTPPPVSRSDPHPHPTTFVQADTTSFKQVVQMLTGSSNPTHHPDPTPTPSKSTSSIPPVKTGQQKKYKLYERRNSLKTGLMINPSHSGHGLSSPRVHELLSPSILDFPALTLSPVTPLIQDRFNNNNDNNKSSPSVSEEERVIKEKGFYLHPSPRAATPQLLPLFPVASPRASELSS